Below is a window of Malus domestica chromosome 13, GDT2T_hap1 DNA.
aatgaaggaaatcttttgggaaaacatgttcatttgagcaacatcatatagcatgcaattaacaattaaaggcggaatcatgcttgtatgcactcaaaaacaaaacattaccatgaaattcaaagcctagtagattggtgaaccaataatcaactcaaaacaaagtgagttgaaattaatacctttgtagattcctctttgcataagcaaaggctaatcacccaaagagatagggccttcattccttgcttcttagatccatggatttggatggaagaataggttctccaagttcccaaaattgagaacctctaagtctcttcaccaaggttagattgtagaagaaatgagtgaccttggagtagtaggattgctagatgtaccctccaaggtgttggcctctttagagagaaaatggagagacaattctcaccaattttcccccaaataaacccttttaatccttttaacacttaatgaatatttggctataaagtcatttatatagtcacttctttaagtgacctaaacaaccaaaaccctaattcatttccaTATGGCCAtattgggatttttgggcttttgggctttaatgaatctttattcattaaattgtcatacaacttaagttaatgggcttgacgttcgaagcccattgggccttaaggtccaaaactatacCGAAGTCacttaacgaacttattcgtttgattaattaacatattaattaatccttgccataaataaatgattaaaccatttaatcattcttactcatttccgtttaatctccaatctctaccttttatggtgtgcgatctattaggttccttttagcgaggtagtgggcgattaaaaccattttacatcgattgtgaattgaaactattttcaattctccctttagtgattacacacgtttagggcttccacaaaccatgagtgacacctagcagcatatcatggttacccaagctaatcagaagaggtggagaacctattcagtttgagattacaaatgcaatacggtctttctctaatctaatactcttgaccacattgtttggtttgatagtttattttctcatgtctactatccaatgtgtgtcttgtgcttatatgattaccttgaatgtgatttggaacgcattccccaatctcattcatactctggccagagattcaaatcatatcatagagtattctccctcaaacggtttgaaggttagagatcccttgttgcgcattcacttgtctccatagctaagtcacttgaccccaacgatgccgtggacaccctcctgatggagtgactttgacataatcaaagatcaaggtcttaaccacaagacaactatgatgcctcaggtcaaaggactaatttgcattatcccaaccatgagttctcatgtgacatggaatatgagaactcttcgttgatcgcgttcagtgaactcattctctattgagcacctaccgtacttgtcttgatgtcacacacaccaatgactcgagactaatcactctccctgagagaagacatagtacatactgatcttaacggactgtcaacgcccaattggcaatcctatgatcaggaacgtttaggatgtgtctacgaaagaatggtctcatgaatctaacttcattagattacattctcccaatcacatattccttggactttatcgtttaagcatataacatttatatgagacggctcaaacaataatctatgccctttatatgtaaaactagattagtttaacatgtgaaatgtccgtaaagtatcatcacatgattggctttagggcacatttccaacaataaatacatttaaaatgtctAAGTCGCGTGTAGCgctgtgattcaaaaaatgcattttgcacgcggttgtttattaaatattatttctcaaattttaaacatttaAGAGGTGCGTAGTGCCGGTCATAAAAAAGTCTCTCGCACGCGCATAATAATTTGATTCAATTCGTTGTCAAATaatcatttttttaacaaacgatgttATCTAAACTAAGGGGAGTGagtggacttagcctcacaatgggctagcaataagttgtttattaaattttttttttcctaatgttaatgtaaattcaataaaatgtagatggaaattgaaagacCGCTTTTATTAATATGGATTTAGCTGCTTTAATTAGTTAAAAGACTGCTTttattaaatgtatttattattcatttccatgtacattaataaatatatttaaaacatgtaaatCGCGTGTAGCAcgtcgtgattcaaaaaatgtcttatGCATGGGCATGAGTGCATGGATGCTAGTATACTGTGAATTATGGTGCATTAATACATTAGTTGTGAATGAATTATAGTAGTGGGAAAATCCTAGGATACTAACATACAAATATGTGCAAGGGGCTTGTAGCATTTGAGTTTTTGTATGTCCGATTCAGTCATCTATTGGTAATTGCTAGtgtaaaaaaaactgaaatgcTGGCCTCCTACACAACTATATTTTATTTCAGCTCATTGATTGAATAAAACAAAGCAGAacaaacaacaaacaacaacCGCCACAAAACTTTATCCCACCAAGTGAGGTCGGCTGTGTGAATCTTATAACGCTATTGCGCTTGACTTTGCCTCATATGTCCGCTAGCCCCTGGTACTCTATATCTTTTCTTAAAGACTTGGAATGTCTCTTCTCTACTCCTTTTTCCCTAAGCCTCTTTATAGCTGCATCTTCTAACAAAAGCATCTGTAGGTTTTCAGTTCACGTGTCCAAACTACCTTAGCCGATTTTCTGGCATCATAACTTTAATTGCTGTCACTCTTACTTTACCTCAAATATCCTCGTTCTTAATCATACTCTTTGTTgcgtgcccacacatccaatgaaGCATTGTCATTTCTGCTAACCATATTTTTTGCACGTTTAGATTTTTGACTACCCAACACTCTATGCCATAAAGCATTACTGgtcttattgccatcctataaaattttctcttgagctTTAATAGCATATGACGATCGTACAATACACTTGATGCACTCTTCAacttcatccatctagcttgtattTTATAGTTGAGATCCCCATCTAATTCTCCACTCTTTTGTAAGATAGATCTAAGATAGCAAAAGAGTTTGCTTTTTGTTACTTCGTGGTCTCCAATCCTCATTCCTATCTCATTTGGACCCTTTttcactgaacttgcactccatatattttttctttgactTACTTATGTGAAGATCTTtatattccaacacttctcgACAAAGGTTAAACTTCACATTTACTCCCTCCTGTTTTTATCTATCAATACTATATCATCTCCGAAAAGCATACactaaggaatatcatcttgaatatgtcctattaactcatccattaccaatgccaAAAAGTAAGGACTTAAAGCTGAGCATTTGTGTAACCTTATGGTTAttagtttgtccttcatgagttcttactgCGGTCGTTACTTCATTAtacatattatattatttattgtttAGATATATGCTAATCGGTTACCTATGATCACAGCTAAACCTCTCAAAAGGGGTGAAGATGTGCaaatttatgtatttatataaaacacaATTTTCTCATGGGAAATCAATGGTTGGAGTTTATCCAAATCACGTACACTACTTACAACCAAATTTAGACTCACCATTGATTCAATAATCGACTTCAACAAAGTAATGCATTATATATTAGACATAAATCATTTCATTATTTCAGATCCACACACAAAATCTTTAATCTTAAATTTTCGATCGATTCACCAATCCACAATAAATCATTTCCATTTATATGAAACCCTgcaaaaaagaattaaataaaaattaaaagaaaacctAAAACTTTCTATGCATCTTCACACTTTCTGCAGAAAACCACTGTATTCGTCAAAccccgaaacccaaaaaccAGCAAACCTCCAAGCTTGTTCAATCACTTCCATATTTTGtattggaaaaaaaatgaaactaaCCAAGGTGATAAagctaattataattaatttaagAACTGCGAGCCAACATCTCCTGGAACTCAAGAAGGGATTTCTCCTTCTGAAGCTTCATGTCTTGCCTAAACTTGTGAATGAACTCCTCCGCTCTTTCATCCACCACCCGCAGCTGAGGCGACTTAGCAACCACCGCCTGCCACGCATCTTCAACGCTATACATACTCTTCTTATCTCTTGTcacaaccttcaagtcatcgTCCACATCGACTGCCTTTTTTCCTTTGCTCGTTTCTGCTTGCTCACCAAAATGTGGATCCTTCTTGGCGTCCACACAGGCGGCAGGCTCTTCAAAAAGCTCGTCTATGTGTATGGCTGCCGTATTCTTAGTATGATGAAGCTTGTTGTGGTACTGGTAGCTAGATCTTCCCTGTGCATAATCAATGCGGGATTCAAAGATATAGTGATGGTTATAGTATCGGTTACTAGGGAAGCCAGAGGAACTTCTGGTGAGAGCGCAGAGTTTGGATGGGATAAGAAAATGAAACTTGCTCCGCAAGGCACAGAGGCGTCTGGCGGTGGTTTTGATTGCCTTGGGGATGGTGGGCTTGTGGAGTTTCGATTGTACTTTATCGGTGAAGCTCCTCCACGCCCTCTTCGCGCAGCCAAACTTCTTTGCCAGCGTCCGGCATGACATAGAATTATTGGACCGTAACGAAATCATCGTTTCCTCTTTACACAAAAACTTCGCTGGAATGATAAGGCAAATGAGGGTATGATGATGGTTCTTATGGAAGAAGCTTTGATACCttacttttctgtttttctctAAATAAATTTTCTCGTTTTTCGTTTAAATTTCCGGAAATGCCATTGTAGTCATAGCAGCCAGCtaggtttggtattgctgtgctttgaaaaaaaaactgcttctgttgTGCGGTAagaataaactcatttttgctgcttcacgttttcagcttttttcacctaaaactgtgaaaataagctgtgtTTTAGGGTTTACCCAACGCCTTTTttaactcaattttttttatatccactttttataaaagcaccttaGTACCAAATCAGTACTAAGAAATATTTAGCTTTTGGAATGAGAATGGCAAATCGGCAATAAAGAAATGAATGATGAGTTGGTTGCCTAGCCCAAGTGGTTTCAACTTTCGGCAAAGCTTGGAGGCCCCAGTTGAGCACTTGGAGCAAACTTGGGTCCTAAGTTTGGTGGGAAAAGACGGTcaaccaaagaaacaaatgatgTTTTAGTATTTGGAAACTTTTGAGTTGTATATGTGGTGGGGTTTCCAGCATGTCACGTTGTGTTTCTTGTTCAGTGGGCTGCAGAAGTTGTGTGATTTGGGAAgagatcctctccagatctctCCCACCAAAGTCATTCAATCTATTAATCCGaatctttaaaatttgatcaaatgactACAAATAGAGGgtccctttaaaagttatatatAAACACAGACCCTTTATGCAAATAGATCctcatgttttgaaaaaaaaatggggattaggtgtgagGCCCACTCCATATCGAATTTCAACGattcgaaccgtctattttgtaagtctcgattcatagatcttccttacaaaaattccattcaatccaataccattttcctatttcattatcaagatcaaatttctttgtttcttatataacaagtattcgttcatttctttgaactcaattaaatgtcttaaatatttctgattggctaatattttgcaaggatgatctatgaggtacaacttgaaaaatagacggttcaaaTCGTTAAAGTTCAATGTGGTGTGAACCTCACAACCAATCctcatttttatataaaaaatagggATCGCGTCCCTTAAaggtttcctatatatatataaatggttctttatataaaaaatagggATCTCGTCCCTTAATggtcctatatatatatatatatatatatatatatatatatatatatatatatattattgggCACATTTTAGTAATATATATGTgcaattatattttattatatcaaatatagataaattaatattgaatcaaataacattttatttatttattttgtaggtaaattattttgcatgtattattacatatactgGGAATATTTTAAGATAATTTAGCCAAAAGTCAACAAAAACTTTACAATTTAATCATATATCAAtgacatatttttattttgaacttaatcaatgatatatttttattaattagagATAGGTCAATAATGAATGTCACATGTGCTTTATGTCATTACCAATGGGGATGAAGGACATGGTGAGAAGAGCAATCACCAATGCAGGGAgggcaagcagaagaggaggaacaAGAAAAGTGGGAGACGGTGACTAAGCCTTCCATGAAGTGCCAGTATAGAGGTGGGCCCAGTATGTACCTGCCTACGCACATCCCACCTATCACCAACCATGCCTTCACTATCAACGGACTCATCgctatctctctctcctcagcTTCTAAATTTGAATTGGAATTAGAAGAATTGGGAATCGGCGACGTCGATTCTCAATGGTTCGACTGCCGGTGTGTAGTTGTGACTTGTGGAGATCAAAGACATGTGCTTTCTCATATATG
It encodes the following:
- the LOC103404086 gene encoding uncharacterized protein; the encoded protein is MISLRSNNSMSCRTLAKKFGCAKRAWRSFTDKVQSKLHKPTIPKAIKTTARRLCALRSKFHFLIPSKLCALTRSSSGFPSNRYYNHHYIFESRIDYAQGRSSYQYHNKLHHTKNTAAIHIDELFEEPAACVDAKKDPHFGEQAETSKGKKAVDVDDDLKVVTRDKKSMYSVEDAWQAVVAKSPQLRVVDERAEEFIHKFRQDMKLQKEKSLLEFQEMLARSS